Proteins encoded within one genomic window of Pongo abelii isolate AG06213 chromosome 18, NHGRI_mPonAbe1-v2.0_pri, whole genome shotgun sequence:
- the LOC129050695 gene encoding Golgi apparatus membrane protein TVP23 homolog B-like — protein sequence MLQQDSNDNTKDVSLFHAEEETTNRPRKVKIRHPVASFFHLFFRVSAIIVYFLCELLSSSFITCMVTIILLSCDFWAVKNVTGRLMVGLRWWNHIDEDGKSHWVFESRKESSQENKTVSEAESRIFWLGLIACPVLWVIFAFSALFSFRVKWLAVVFMDVVLQGANLYGDFRCKVGSRKNLTSMATLYFGKQFLRQNTGDDQTS from the coding sequence ATGTTGCAGCAGGATAGTAATGATAACACTAAAGATGTTTCACTGTTTCATGCGGAAGAGGAGACAACTAATAGACCAAGAAAAGTCAAAATCAGACATCCAGTAGCATCGTTTTTCCACTTATTCTTTCGAGTCAGTGCAATCATCGTCTATTTTCTCTGTGAGTTGCTCAGTAGCAGCTTTATTACCTGTATGGTAACAATTATCTTGTTGTCATGTGACTTTTGGGCAGTGAAGAATGTCACAGGTAGACTAATGGTTGGCCTACGTTGGTGGAATCACATTGATGAAGATGGAAAGAGCCATTGGGTGTTTGAATCTAGAAAGGAGTCCTCTCAAGAGAATAAAACTGTGTCAGAGGCTGAATCAAGAATCTTTTGGTTGGGACTTATTGCCTGTCCAGTGCTGTGGGTGATATTTGCCTTTAGTGCACTCTTCTCCTTCAGAGTAAAGTGGTTGGCGGTGGTTTTCATGGATGTGGTGCTACAAGGTGCCAACCTGTATGGTGACTTCAGGTGTAAGGTGGGCAGCAGAAAGAATTTAACCAGCATGGCTACtttatattttggaaaacagtttttaaGACAAAACACTGGAGATGATCAGACTTCCTGA